A single window of Chitinophaga sp. XS-30 DNA harbors:
- a CDS encoding GNAT family N-acetyltransferase, with protein MQNNTDHIRIIQTTEEDLDLVKRLFRQAMDLQGKNGYKVWQEIDPEALLKDIRSRSQFKILQGEEVLCIFSVQHNDPFIWGERDRNDAIYLHRIVVNPAFKGQKQFEKVLDWAKAYVRQHGLRYVRMDTWAENDRIIAYYMSFGFVFLGHYKTSDAPELPLQNRNLHVALLELEVK; from the coding sequence ATGCAGAACAACACAGATCATATCAGGATCATCCAAACAACGGAAGAAGACCTTGACCTGGTAAAGAGGCTTTTCCGGCAGGCCATGGACCTGCAAGGGAAGAACGGCTACAAGGTATGGCAGGAAATTGACCCCGAAGCGCTGCTGAAAGATATCAGGAGCCGTTCGCAATTCAAGATATTGCAGGGGGAGGAGGTGTTATGCATTTTCAGCGTACAGCACAATGATCCTTTTATCTGGGGAGAGCGGGACCGGAATGATGCCATCTATCTGCACAGGATCGTTGTAAACCCCGCTTTCAAAGGGCAGAAACAGTTTGAGAAAGTACTGGACTGGGCAAAGGCATATGTGCGGCAGCATGGTTTGCGGTATGTGCGGATGGATACCTGGGCAGAAAATGACCGGATCATCGCCTACTATATGTCATTTGGATTTGTGTTCCTCGGCCATTACAAAACCTCCGATGCCCCGGAGCTGCCGCTGCAAAACAGGAACCTGCATGTTGCGTTGCTGGAGCTGGAAGTGAAGTAA